GGTTTTGCGCTATTGCTTCCCCTTGACCTCTTTCTTCCGCTTCGATGCCTGGAAATGCACCGGGTGTATCAATAATCGTCACAATGGGGCGTTTGAACTTCTCAGCCTGCTTCATTAAACGCAGTGCTTTGCGATAGCCTTCGGGATGAACCATGCCAAAGTGAGCACGAATGTTTTCTTCAGTATCTTTTCCCTTTACGATTCCAATGACGGTTACAGGTTGATCCTTGAGCATCGCAATCCCCCCCGTTATCGCGCCATCATCACCATAATATCGATCCCCATGCAGTTCGATATAATCGCTAAAGATTGCGGCTATCATGTCTTTACTGCTGGGTCTATCTAAAGAACGTGCCAGTTGTACTTTATCCCAAGCACTGAGTTTGGATTGAACTTCTTGTTTGAGAATTTTAAGGGACTGCTCGAGGTGTGAGGTATCTAGGTTTTCGTTTTTAATGGCCTTGATTTCTTTTTCAAGGTGTTTAATGCGTTGACTCATGATTTCACCTCATGAAACGCTAAGAGCTGTGATAGGGTTCGTTTTAAATCATGACGTGGCACAATTTTATCCACAAAGCCTTTTTCTTGGAGAAACTCAGCCCGTTGAAATCCTTCTGGTAGGTCTTTTTGCATGGTTTGTTTGATAACACGGGGTCCTGCAAATCCAATTAGCGCACCCGGTTCAGCAAGGATGATATCTGCGAGCATTGCGAAACTTGCAGTGACACCTCCTGTCGTTGGATCGGTAAGCACGTTAATGAATAGGCCCCCTTTTTTACTGAAGTTTCCTACAGCACCACTTGTTTTTGCCATTTGCATGAGGCTAATAATGCCTTCTTGCATCCGTGCACCTCCGGATGCACTAAAGAGGATTAATGGCTTTTTTTGATGGTGTGCGCGTTCAAAAGCTCGTGTGATTTTCTCACCCACTACACTTCCCATGGATCCCATCATAAAGTTTGTATCCATTACAACACCAATCACTGCTCTACCATCCAACACTGCTTCACCACAAACGACTGCATCATAAACTCCCAAGCTTTCACTGAGTCCATTGAGTTTTGTTTGATATCCTGGAAAGTTGAGTGGATCTTTTGATTTCAAGATATGATTAAATATTTTAAATTCGTCAAAGATCAGGTGGATGCGTTGTGCGATGTGTAAACGGTAGTGATAATTACACTGATCACACACCCATGCATTGTGTTGAAGTTTTGAGGTTTCCACAACATGGCCACAGTGGGGACATTTTTCAAACATACCATCTGGCACTTCGACTTTAGTTTCAAGTATTTCGTGTCCTTTATAGGAATCTACCTTCTCTTTTCTTCCTTTGAGCTTGTTAAACATTGTCATTTTACCCTCGTTTCTAATACATGTCGTACCAGGGACGTATCGTATTTGTTATCCAGAAATGCTTCATTCAGTAAGATTTCAAGTTGGAATTCTTGATTGGTCGTGATGCCTTCCACATCCATTTCTTCCATACAGCGAATGGCTTTTTCAATTGCATCATCGCGGTTAAAAGCGTGCACGATTACTTTCGCAATCATTGAGTCATAAAAGGGTGGAATGGCATATCCTTGATAAACATAGGAATCAATGCGGACACCATTCCCTCCAGGAAAATGAATGCCTTGGATGCGTCCCGATTGGGGTTTGAAGCCATCATAGGGATCTTCTGCATTAACACGCACTTCGATTGCATGTCCCAGCGCTTTGATGTGTGATTGCATAAAGGATAGTTTTTTCCCTTCAGCTATGTGAATCTGCTCTTTGATAATATCGATGCCTGTGATTGCTTCTGTGATGGGATGTTCTACTTGAATTCGCGTGTTCATTTCAATGAAATAGAACCGTTCATCTGTGTCCATAATAAACTCTAAGGTACCGCAGGACTCATACCGAATTGCCTTCGCGGCTTTTAAGGATACTGCGTATAACTTTTCTTTGGTTTGCGTGCTTAAGTTTTGTACAGGCGCTTCTTCAATCATTTTTTGATTATTGCGCTGCACAGAACATTCTCGTTCAAACAGATGGATGGCATTACCATGAGAATCTCCTAATATTTGAACTTCGATATGGCGTGGATTCGCTACATATTTTTCAAGGTAAACCGAATCATCCCCAAAGGCATTTCGTGCTTCACGTCGGGCTTGATTGTATGCATCTTTAAGATCATTTTGTGTATGACACACACGCATCCCTTTACCACCACCACCCGCGGTAGCTTTAATAAGCACAGGATATCCAATTTTGCTGGATTCGTAATAAGCATCTTCCAGCGTATCAACAAGTCCATCTGATCCAGGAACAATGGGCACCCCTGCTTTGCGCATCGTTTCGCGTGCACTTTGTTTGTCTCCCATTATTTCAATGAGTTCATGGCTGGGACCAATAAATTTGATATTAAGTTGTTTACACGCTTTCGCAAACTGTGCATTTTCACTCAAGAACCCATACCCTGGATGGATGGCTTGAACATGCGTATTCACTGCAGCTTGTAAGATTGCATTTTGATTGAGATAAGAGTTTGAAAGTTTGTGGTCACCAATACATACTGCTTCATCCGCAAGCATCACATGTAAGGAGTCTTTATCAACAGTAGCGTACACAGCTACGGATTTGATATTCAGTTCCCGCAATGCGCGTATAATGCGGACAGCGATTTCACCACGATTGGCAATGAGTACTTTTTGAATCATACTTCTTGTATCGTAAAGAGCGGTTGATCAAAGTCAACACTATCTCCATCCTTAATGTGTACTTCAAGAAGTGTCCCACTTACATCCGACTTAATCTCATTCATTACTTTCATGGCCTCAATAATGCACACCACATCACCTTTGTTGACCCGTTTGCCTACAGCTGTAAACTCACTGGATTCAGGCGTTGGCTTGGAATAATACACACCCACTAATGGTGAACGTATTACATGACCCAATGGAACCATTTCTTTTACGTTAGCCTCAGCTGTATCCTCAGGATAGTGTTGTGGAAGGGTTTGTGTGAGTGGTGGTTTTTCCACATACACATTGTGTGCTTTGGGTTTTTTGATCTCTACTTCAAATGTTTCGTCTTTATATGTGAGGGATTCGAGCGATGAATCCTCTAAAACTTCTACGAGTTTTTTTATTGCTTTTAAATCCATATCAACCTCCAAGTAAAATAGTTTGATATTCAAAGTAAATCATATTATAATAGTTATTGCAATACTTTTGTTAAGGAGATGAATCATGAGTCACACACCGATTATTCGCGATAACATCGCATTAAACGCCCATCCAATGGGGTGTAAACAAAACATTTTAAACCAAATTGAATCATTAAATGATATGCCACAAATCCTTGATCGGCCATTGAATGTATTGATATTAGGAGGTAGTTCTGGCTATGGTTTGGCAACACGGATTGTGCTTGCGTTTAAAGCCCATGCGTATACGTTCAATGTGAGCTTTGAACGCGGACCTAAAGGTAAATCATCGGGTTCAGCTGGATACTACAACAATCTTTTCTTTCATGAAATCGCTCAAGAAAAGGGATTGTTGTGTGATGACTTAAATGCTGATTGCTTTTCACATGAAACCAAAGATGCAGTCATCAACCATTTTAAATCCTGCAATAAAACCATTGATCTAGTGGTGTATTCCGTCGCAAGCGGGATTCGGATTGATCCTGATACCCACGTAAAAACAGTATCTTCATTAAAACCCATTCAACAAACTTACAGTGGGTACACCGTTGACATTGCCCGTGAAACTTTGAAATATGAATCCGTTGAACCGGCAACGCCTCAGGAAATTGAGGATACAGTAACGGTCATGGGAGGTGCAGATTATGCATTGTGGGCACAGGCCTTATCCAAAGCACAGGTACTCAGTGAAGGGTGCACCTTTGTAACCTATACCTATCTTGGAGCACAAAGTACCCATGCGATCTATAAAAACGGAACCATTGGTGCTGCGAAAAAGGATTTAAATCGCGCCAATCAAGATGTCAACGATATCTTAGCACCACTTCACGGAAAGGCAGTTATTAGTGCATCTAAAGCGGTGGTTACTAAGGCTTCTGTGTTTATTCCAACGATGGCTCTTTATGCAAGTGCACTCTTTCAGGTCATGAAAGAAAGAGGCACACACGAAACCACAGTGGAACACACGTATCGGTTGTTTAAGGAGATGATTTATGGCGATTCACCTGAGATTGATGATGATGGTTTTTATCGCTTGGATCAATTTGAAATGGATCCTCAGGTTCAATCAAAAGTTCACGATATTTTGAGCCGCATTACACCCGAGAATTTCAAAGACCTTGTGAACTTTGACGCCTTTAAAAAAGAATTTCTCAACATTAATGGATTTGACGTCGATGGGTGTGATTATACACAAGACCAGTAAAAAAGGTTCATTTTTGAACCTTTGGTGTTTTTTTGTCTTTAAGCATTGATGTAATGACTGCTTTTGCTTCTGTAATTTGAACATCAGTTATTTCACGATTGTCATCACTTTCAATGACATACAATCCGTGGATGTTCTGATCTGGTTTTTCAAGTGAAAAATACACGGCAAGATGGTGTTTATCCCACTTAATTGTAACAAACTGAACCGATACATTGTATAAAGCAGTTTTGTATGTGAACGTTTCAAGCACTCGTTTTGGATTCGGATCCTTTATGACGCCAAAATCCCCAGTAATGGGAATTTCCAGTATAAAGGAATCAGGCTTCAAAGGTTCGTGTGCATTTTTTATAACGATTGATTGTGTCCAAGGTTTGCCTTTTCCTGATTTTTTCTCCATATTTACACAGCGTGTGCCTTGGTGTGAAAGGTACAGATTGTACTTTGCTTCTACTTGAGTTATATCACATTTATTCATTGTTCTTATGGATTGATTCGCGATAATCTTTTGAGAACCAACCCAGATTGTCATTGACAGTATGATAACAAGAAACCCACCAACCATCCAAAATCGTCGTGATTTGTGTCTCATATATATTTCCCCCACCTTAAATATTCAACATCTTTGTTCAATTGTACCGAAATTATGACTCAATGTAAAATTGAAGGAACTAATAACGCATAAGAGTCAAACGGCGAGAGACGATGATTACAGGTGAGATTTACACTTATTGGTTCTTAATGATGCGCATGAACCGATTGCAATAATGGATGTCAATGGTGCATGCAGAAACGTCTTGATTCTTCACGATTTTTTGGATGCCTTTGGACATGTAGAGGGTATCGAGTAGTTCTAATTCAACATAGGTATCAGAGGTACCTGAAACAAAGTTTGCACCACCAATATCGATTGAGAATTGATCCGTTGTGAGAACCATACTAAATTCAGGCTTATACTGTTTAAAGAAACCGTCCGTAAAACCAACTGAAACACGATTGACAGATGCCACATCAACGTGTGTTCCACGTGGGTTGAGTGCAGAGAAGCGAACAATCGATCCATCTACGTTTACCACACTGACGCTGGTGAAAAAGATGTAGAGAAATATAAGGTTAAAACTAACCACGATTGTCCAATATTTACATATGACTTTAAAACATTCGTTGAAGATTTCAAAGTCCATGTCTTTTTTATGACTGTAGTATACCCCGAAGATAATCACGAGCACTTGAATCACAGTGAATCCAATAAATGCATGGTTTAGATACAGGATGTTGTGTGTATATAAGATACTTTGTGGCGTTAAGATGAGTTTTTCTTGAATCAATGTTGCGATGATAAAAATAGCGAAAACCACAATCAGTGCCACCACAAATAGTACAATACTTACCAATGAATTTGATCGTTGAAGTTTTGGATTTCGATTCTTATAATAATTCACCCAGATTACAGTTAGCAAGATGGTGGTAAAGAGTGCAAATGGTACAAGCAATTGTTGGTTAGAAAAGGTCACATCCGTATACGTAACTAAGATTAACCCTAAAACAGGACCTGAGAGGATGAGTGTACTGATGATTGTTGAGAATAGACTTGGTGATTTGATGTAATCTATCAATTCGAACAAATCTTCATCATGAAGGGTTTCAATAATGTGTTCTGATTGATCAAAGAGCGCTTCATAAGAAGACTCGTTAAGGACATCAAAAAGCAACCTTTTTTTCTCGTCTTCTTTTTGCATTTTCTCAAACTCATGTTTATATTGATTCATAACAGTGTGCCATAACTCTGGATTTTCCATGACACGCTTAATATCTTCAATGCTGATTGATACATATCGCATTAATCGGATCGCATTGAGTTTTTTTACATCTGACTGGGTGTACTCTCGATACCTATTATCTTTACGCTTGATACGGATCAGCCCGATTGATTCGTAATAACGAATCGTTTTGTCTGAAAGCTGTGTTCGTTTTGATACCTCTTGTATATTCATGCGATCACCTCTTAATCCATTATAAAGGTTATAGTCCCTAGAGGGTCAAGCAAAATATAAAAAAAACACGCATTAGATAATGAATTATCGTCAAACGTGTCGGTACCACTAATTAAAGTGCATCATAATCTTCTTGGGAAACAACTTCAAGCCATTCGTTGTATGCTTCAACACCTGGGATGGCATACGCTAAGTGTGAGAACCAACTGTCT
This DNA window, taken from Erysipelothrix larvae, encodes the following:
- a CDS encoding acetyl-CoA carboxylase carboxyltransferase subunit alpha produces the protein MSQRIKHLEKEIKAIKNENLDTSHLEQSLKILKQEVQSKLSAWDKVQLARSLDRPSSKDMIAAIFSDYIELHGDRYYGDDGAITGGIAMLKDQPVTVIGIVKGKDTEENIRAHFGMVHPEGYRKALRLMKQAEKFKRPIVTIIDTPGAFPGIEAEERGQGEAIAQNLMQMMDLSVPSISIILGEAGSGGALALAVTDKVWMFENAIYCILSPEGFASILFKDASKASDVVEMMKITSQDLYKLGVIDAIISEENGFDCASKLLQENLYKEFKTLLKLKPDRLKKLRYKRFRMMGDVIHEH
- the accC gene encoding acetyl-CoA carboxylase biotin carboxylase subunit, with translation MIQKVLIANRGEIAVRIIRALRELNIKSVAVYATVDKDSLHVMLADEAVCIGDHKLSNSYLNQNAILQAAVNTHVQAIHPGYGFLSENAQFAKACKQLNIKFIGPSHELIEIMGDKQSARETMRKAGVPIVPGSDGLVDTLEDAYYESSKIGYPVLIKATAGGGGKGMRVCHTQNDLKDAYNQARREARNAFGDDSVYLEKYVANPRHIEVQILGDSHGNAIHLFERECSVQRNNQKMIEEAPVQNLSTQTKEKLYAVSLKAAKAIRYESCGTLEFIMDTDERFYFIEMNTRIQVEHPITEAITGIDIIKEQIHIAEGKKLSFMQSHIKALGHAIEVRVNAEDPYDGFKPQSGRIQGIHFPGGNGVRIDSYVYQGYAIPPFYDSMIAKVIVHAFNRDDAIEKAIRCMEEMDVEGITTNQEFQLEILLNEAFLDNKYDTSLVRHVLETRVK
- the accB gene encoding acetyl-CoA carboxylase biotin carboxyl carrier protein, coding for MDLKAIKKLVEVLEDSSLESLTYKDETFEVEIKKPKAHNVYVEKPPLTQTLPQHYPEDTAEANVKEMVPLGHVIRSPLVGVYYSKPTPESSEFTAVGKRVNKGDVVCIIEAMKVMNEIKSDVSGTLLEVHIKDGDSVDFDQPLFTIQEV
- the fabV gene encoding enoyl-ACP reductase FabV, which encodes MSHTPIIRDNIALNAHPMGCKQNILNQIESLNDMPQILDRPLNVLILGGSSGYGLATRIVLAFKAHAYTFNVSFERGPKGKSSGSAGYYNNLFFHEIAQEKGLLCDDLNADCFSHETKDAVINHFKSCNKTIDLVVYSVASGIRIDPDTHVKTVSSLKPIQQTYSGYTVDIARETLKYESVEPATPQEIEDTVTVMGGADYALWAQALSKAQVLSEGCTFVTYTYLGAQSTHAIYKNGTIGAAKKDLNRANQDVNDILAPLHGKAVISASKAVVTKASVFIPTMALYASALFQVMKERGTHETTVEHTYRLFKEMIYGDSPEIDDDGFYRLDQFEMDPQVQSKVHDILSRITPENFKDLVNFDAFKKEFLNINGFDVDGCDYTQDQ
- a CDS encoding MerR family transcriptional regulator; its protein translation is MNIQEVSKRTQLSDKTIRYYESIGLIRIKRKDNRYREYTQSDVKKLNAIRLMRYVSISIEDIKRVMENPELWHTVMNQYKHEFEKMQKEDEKKRLLFDVLNESSYEALFDQSEHIIETLHDEDLFELIDYIKSPSLFSTIISTLILSGPVLGLILVTYTDVTFSNQQLLVPFALFTTILLTVIWVNYYKNRNPKLQRSNSLVSIVLFVVALIVVFAIFIIATLIQEKLILTPQSILYTHNILYLNHAFIGFTVIQVLVIIFGVYYSHKKDMDFEIFNECFKVICKYWTIVVSFNLIFLYIFFTSVSVVNVDGSIVRFSALNPRGTHVDVASVNRVSVGFTDGFFKQYKPEFSMVLTTDQFSIDIGGANFVSGTSDTYVELELLDTLYMSKGIQKIVKNQDVSACTIDIHYCNRFMRIIKNQ